AAAGTCAGTGGGGCAAAGAAGAGCAGATTTCTTAACCTTGGCATTCTTTTAGAGTAATTTGAGAGAGAGAATGTACGTcctattttaatgtatttttctgtGGAATGTCttcaaagaaatttaaagattGAAATCTCTTCTCAAACAGAATACTTTGGAGAGTACATTTCCTTCAATCAGAGAACATGTTCTTTTCAAATAGGGATTTGTATCACTAAtcataggaaaaacaaattgagaaCATAGCTTTCCTGTTTGCTAAACTCAACCTTCAACCAAAATAGATTTATGTGAGGACCAGAATGTATTCCCTGGGTAGCACAGTGTTGTATTGCAAAGAATACCTTGACTTAAccttgtagttgtttttttttttttttttttttaataaataaataaaagaaaaaaaaaaaaagaaatcattttggaaaaaaaagtggCTATTATACAAGCCTCCTCTTGGTTGTATTTAGggtatttaataaaaaagaataagtaatAGTAGCTCAGGTTGATGAGATCCCATTTTGTCAGATCAAATTCTCATTTTTGAAGTGtgacttccttttgtttttttctcccttttatcttCCAGTTACTTTGATGTAAAAAGTGTTCTTGGGCAGTTGTATGGCAGACTCTTAGCTTTCATATTTCCAATTGCTCATTGCAATCTTCCTCTAATAACTTGTTTTTTTGTGCTTGAAAATCGAGAGTGCGTTAAAATACAAAGATGTAGAATTGTGCTGTTGCCAGTGCCAAAACAGGGAATGGACTTAATGGGAATAAAGAAAATCGATGCCTTCAACATAAATTTACAAATAAGATTTGAACCAAAGCATTAGAAATTTGTAAAGTTTTATGCATGCTCACCATTCCAGGTTAGTGTAAAGAATACAGAAATTCATACTTTTGAAACCACACTCCAACAGGACTTGGGTGATTTTTCCAGGCCAGGCTGAAGAGAACTGTCAAGCCTTCACCCCTGCtctgagagagacacagagagagagagaaagggaggaagggagggagggacgggaaaagagagagatagagatagacacatagacacaataagacagagacagaggaaaagagagagttgGGAGAGAATTTGGTCTCCTTTCTTTCAGTCGTTTATGCATTTGATTCACAGTACCCCTTCTCCAAAGAACTCCAAATCTCTGGTTCAGAGAGCTTGTAAACAGCATTTCCTACATGAAGATTTTCAAATATTAGACCAACAAAATGACAAGAAATCTTGTGTGAGactggaagagagaaggggaagagggtcACTGAGAGGAAGTTGCTAAGCATCAAATTGAGTTTAAAGAGATGTGTATGGAAACGAAGGGTCAGCATCAGAAAAATCTTGCTTTTGTGTTCTGTGTAGCGTTGCTTTGTCAGCTCTTAACCAAGATTCTAATATTATCACTTGACCCATTTGTCCATCTCAGAACAATAGAACATTTGTATAGTAGAATAGTGTACATCAAACATACATGCTTGAGCTGTTGACTTCTTCCTAAGACTcaaacttttttctgttttcctatagAAATAACAGTTAGACCTTGGCTGATGCAGAACCCTTGGGGAATGAGTCATTCTGGATTGCTGAGGGTTTACTCCACCATAtgaattgtttgctttttttatgtcaaccattttggaaagagaTCTTCCTAAATTGTATTTCCCACTTCCTTGCATTCTCAAACAAAGGATATTGACCATCATTTAACCTTTCCTTGATGACTCAGAGGCATCACCATGAACATCAATCACTGTACACTGCTGTGAAACAGTGACGCCCTCAGGGCCAATTAGTGTGTTAGGGCCCTTTGCCTCACACTCCAAGGCCCCCAAGAACTGCagttctttttcaattcttttgtcTGCTTCTGGTAGTTAGGGTTTTTTTCCGTCCTTTGTCAGGCTGTCAGATATCACTTCTCACTTCTGTCTATAGTAGCCCATCTCATCTACCTTTTGAAATGGCACTTTTAATCTGCTGTGGGTTTGTTAAACTCAAAAACCAAGCTCCTTCGAATTGTGTGTAAAGTAGTAGGAAAGAGGCTCCCAGTGAGGACCTGAGAGAATTTCTTGTGAGCACATGCATGAGTTTCAGTGCACAGGCTTTTGTGATGATGTCTTTTGGCTGCTTGGaaatctttggggtttttttgcctACTTTTTGAAGCTCAGCTTTATTCTATATGGACAAGTTTTCTAACTCTTTaggatttttatataatttagttTTTGCCATGTGCCTCTTTCAGTTCTCCAATGTAACAGTACAAAATAACCCTTAAGTTTCCAGTGTTTTCAGGTTATTCTGCATGAACCCAATTCAAGTTTGCATGGCAAAAAAACCATGGTGCTTCAGAGATGGAGGGTGGCGGGGAGCAGATTTGTTCCAAAACTTCTCTCCAAGAAGCTGGGGCTAACCATTTCAGAGTTTCTTAGAGAATTAGGCATTTTGTGCCTGCTTAGTATAAGGCATTATACTAGGCTTTGGAGAtacattaagggaaaaaaaatcacacaatctCTGCCCTTTAGAAACTTGGTATGGGGCTGGAGAGGAAATGAGGGAGTTGGGAATACACCATGAAGCCTAGTTAAGGATTATAAAGATAGGATGTgataggggaaagaagagagcCAGACAAAATGCTCCAGGACTATTTGGAGAGGAAAAAGACACTAAGCCGAGGAGGATCAGGGAATACTTCAGGGAAGAGACTTTTCTGTtttaatgtttccattttttcccctctgttttaAAATCATAAGATTTGTAGTGAGAAGGGACCATAGAGATAATCTAATTCAACTCCTCCATTTTTTAGATATAGACACTAAGAATTACTTATCTGTTTGTTagatgaatgtatatatatagcaTGGTGCCCAtgtttaattttctaaattagaGAAATCACCAAAAGGTTGCCAGATACcaataaaatttaacatatttctacgtGGGATCAACATGAAAATGGAAGTTTTGTTTACTTAGTTATTAAAGCCAAAGACACCGAACGTagatatttttcccctttggaccctgctttaaaatatatctttgccAGAATAGTTTTGCTAGACAGTTTTGCTCAGCCATTGCAAGACTTCTAGGATCCcaaaattttcaagatttttgagCTGATCTCATCCCCTCATCTCCAATCCAAAGGCTTTCAAATGAGGCCTTTGCAGAGCTCTTAGTATTCAACAGTGGTACTCTAGAGGCTTTTCTTCTGCTCTTTACTTCAGCTCAATCAAAACAAGTTTGAAGCCGGCATAGCGGCCTTGGTATTGTCTTCATTTGGACAAAAGCTGGTCATCAAAGCACAGGCCCCTCTTTCTAGAATTTCTCAACAGGCACAAAAATGCCAACAATGTTTCAGGTGGTGCTAATGCTAACTCACAGTTATCTAGCACTTTCAGTTTTATGCTACACCCATGGGAGGCAGGGAAGAATCATCTGGGGCCTGAATCTCACAATAACAGATGTGACAGCTCCCTCTTTCTGATACGACCTACAAATTCTCTGTAacttagtcttagagagttgagAGGGGGAAACcccctgagaagttaagtgatttgcccagtagtAGTTGGTGTCAGATACAGAGCTGGTCCACCACATCTTAGTATCTTTTTTGTATATTATTGTGTAGTATTATcttcattatacatatgaagaaactagagctcagaaaagtttttttaaaattgtttagtgTTGCTTGTCCAGTAAGTGGAACTGCCAACAATCAAACATAGGTGCCTTCTGACTTGAGGTCCAGTATTCTTTCTGTTCCCTCACTTCCATTTTTAGACTAGCATTGGTCTTCTGTCTTGtataaattaacattaaaaaaacaacaagtaAATCTTACCAAGAATCAAAGCACGATGCAATTGAGGCTTGGCCATCATAAAACATCTTCCTTATATAAAGGCTAGGTGCCACAGTACACTTTGGAGAAGGTTTGAAGTATCCACCAAGTGTCTGTGTATACTCTGATCATAATTAATTTTTGGAGAGATCTTTTATTTGGCTCTTCTTATCTTTTAGCTAAAAGTGGTCTGATGGGAAATGTGAAcacagtttattttttaaagaatgaagctTGCTTGCCAGCTGTTAGGGTCTTTGGTTTttcatatggattttttttttgtctttccagaCTTGGGTtggcaacaagagaagaaaaatgagcagCAAGAATGCAGAGTCTGGATCCTCAACCCCAGGGGACTATACCTGGTACCCCTCAAGCATCTCCAGACATGGCTGTCAGAAACATTGTCAATGTCAATGCCACTCGACCCCCAAGCCAGCAGTCTTCTTGGGCTTCTAACAATGATGTCATAGTGACTGGTATCTACAACCCAGCTACTTCTTCCAGTAGGCAAGGATCCACCAAACAGACAAATGTTCAAATGACAGAAACTCATAAAATCCCCATTCAGAGATCCTTGGGGAAAAATGACCCGGAATTTCAGCTGCATGTTCCTGTGCAGAGGCAAATGGCACACTGTAAAAATGCCTCACTGCTCCTGGGTGAGAAGACAATTATTTTGTCAAGACAGACCAGCGTACTAAATTCTGGGAACACTGTATATAACCAGGCCAAGAAAAACTACGGAGGTGCCTCAGTCCAAGCTGCTGAAATGCCATTACCTCAGAAATCAACGGCGTGCCACCGACCTTGCAAAACAGAACCCATGGGGGGCCAAAGGTCATATAAGCCCGAGCATTCAAGTCTCATGCCACACAGCTCATCTGGACAAAGGGCAGGTATCAGAGACCCTTACTGTAATGCCCAAAACCTGGAAATCCGAGAAGTGTTTTCATTGGCGGTTAGTGACTATCCACAAAAAATGCTTGGAGGGCAACCCATACACAAGCCTAGCTCAGCAGAAGGGAATTACCTGTCCATTGCAATGGAGACGGGTGATGTTGATGATGAATATGCCCGAGAAGAAGAGTTGGCCTTGATGGGAGCCCAGATCCCAAACTACTCACGGTTTTATGAAGGCAGTTCCCTTCGAGCTGAGAACCAAAGTGCAACTTTGACTGGACCAGGAAGAAATATGGCAAATTCACAATTGGTGAATGCCAGAGACTTGCCTGACAATGTACTCTATCACAGAGACTATCACTTGGCCCCACGGACCTCATTGCATACACCATCCAGTACACTGTACAGCAGTGCTAATCCATCACGAAGTCATTTTTCTCCACATTTTGTATCATCAAACCAATTGAGGCTgtcacaaaaccaaaataattatcAGGTAATTTGCAAGTTTTGTTTccttggtttttgttgttgttgttgttgttgttgttgttgttgttgttgtgtgtgtgtgtgtgtgtgtgtgtgtgtgtgtctttttgtctgtgtgggttttcttgacaaaagtatCAAAGTCTCTTTACTTTTGATCATTCCTCAGATTGAGTTTTGGGTCAAATATCTCATAGTTTGGAGAcatcttgagaattttttttctcttcaaggcTTGGTGTTTTGGTGTCATATCCTGGAGAATCTTGTATTTCCTCTGCCCTTTTTAGAAATGCTGACTTTTTTCCATTGAAGATAGTCATTTTAACACTTTGGCAGATTTCCCATAAGGTTTGAAATGTGGTTGATTTGTCAGGAAATGGTGGCAGCCTTATGGGAAGTACAAAGCTTTCTGTCACTAAAATTGGATTGAATTAGCTAGTTACATCCTCTTTAACCTGGATTGTTCCTTTAAGGCAAGGGTCCATAGCCTGGGGGCCATgaatttttgaggaaaaaacaaGTTCTGCTAACCATATTTCAATGGAACTGGTTTCTTTTGCAATGCTctgtattttaatcttttaaaaatttgaaaattctgaaaagggCAAAATCCCAGAGATGTCCAGAGCCAAATTAAGATGAAGAAATCTGCTTTAATAAGGCCTATGCCTGCAATTTAGATAGTCACCACCACATGGATGGGTGCTGTGTTCAAATACAATGCAAAGATGATTTCAATTTTCCTACTAGTCCCTGAGGGCTGATGAGAAACTATTGATATCTGTTCCAGAAAGCcatcatgataaatgtttatCAGACTAGTTTATATAAGAACATACATCTATAGGAAATTATACAAATTAAAGGAACACTGAGGTCCAGAATTgatcttgttttttcttgttacttCATTAGGCCATTTGCTAGTTAGCTACATCTCTGAGAGACTTGGTCATGGACTTCCTCATTCTATACCTGCCCCAAAGCTGCTTTggaaattgcttctttctggagCCATGATGCCTTTCTGTACCTAAGATGATGCTAGGCCATTTGCACCTATGTCATGAGATCATTTTGTCTTCCTAGTCCTAGTGAGGAAAAACTGTTCCATCCCTCTTCTTCTTCAGTGTTTATATATGGATGAAAACTCAGAGCTTGGCATATCAGCAGGTATCCTGCCCTAACCGCCAGAATAGGTAGTTCTGAGTTCCATGAAATCTGATGAGGAAAGTGCCCAGCATCTTTCTGCGGCATGATGGCTAATAAAATTGTGAATAGATAACGAATACTTACTGTATGAAAGAGAGTGCTCTAGATGgatctcctggctctgccattATTCCCAGAACCCAATGGTATGCACACACTTAACACTCAGAATTGTTTGTCTGGTGGGTGGATGGGTACATGATACATGTCACTTCCATTCTGGTTCTAGCATCTGTGTAGTAGtacttttctttcatctctcctcactttaaaaatatttaatcaaatttGAGCATACCTACAACCCTTCTTGGGAGACAATGATTAGCTCATTTGAAT
This is a stretch of genomic DNA from Sminthopsis crassicaudata isolate SCR6 chromosome X, ASM4859323v1, whole genome shotgun sequence. It encodes these proteins:
- the HDX gene encoding LOW QUALITY PROTEIN: highly divergent homeobox (The sequence of the model RefSeq protein was modified relative to this genomic sequence to represent the inferred CDS: deleted 1 base in 1 codon) produces the protein MNLMNLRSVFTVEQQRILQRYYENGMTNQSKNCFQLILQCAQETKLDFSVVRTWVGNKRRKMSSKNAESGSSTQGTIPGTPQASPDMAVRNIVNVNATRPPSQQSSWASNNDVIVTGIYNPATSSSRQGSTKQTNVQMTETHKIPIQRSLGKNDPEFQLHVPVQRQMAHCKNASLLLGEKTIILSRQTSVLNSGNTVYNQAKKNYGGASVQAAEMPLPQKSTACHRPCKTEPMGGQRSYKPEHSSLMPHSSSGQRAGIRDPYCNAQNLEIREVFSLAVSDYPQKMLGGQPIHKPSSAEGNYLSIAMETGDVDDEYAREEELALMGAQIPNYSRFYEGSSLRAENQSATLTGPGRNMANSQLVNARDLPDNVLYHRDYHLAPRTSLHTPSSTLYSSANPSRSHFSPHFVSSNQLRLSQNQNNYQISGNLTVPWITGCSRKRALQDRTQFSDRDLATLKKYWDNGMTSLGSVCREKIEAVAAELNVDCEIVRTWIGNRRRKYRLMGIEVPPPRGGPADFSEQPESGPLSALASGEEAGPEVVEDNDRNDEVSICLSEGSSQEEPSEAVPSEVSRHKEEDPSAVSTDNVKIEIIDDEESDMISNSEVEQMSSLLDYKNEEVRFMENELEIQKQKYFKLQTFVRSLILAMKTDDKEQQQALLSDLPPELEELDFHHASPEPDDTSFSLSSLSEKNASDSL